The Mesorhizobium sp. B2-8-5 genome segment GCGGCGAACGATTTCGACCCCGGTCTTCTGGTCGGCATTGTCGACAGCGACGTTATCGAGCGCCTTTGCAGCCCTGAGCAGTGCGACGCCGCCGCCGGGCAGCACGCCTTCCTCGACAGCCGCGCGGGTCGCATGAAGCGCGTCGTCGACACGGTCCTTGCGTTCCTTGACCTCGACCTCGGTCGAGCCGCCGACGCGGATCACCGCGACGCCGCCGGCGAGCTTAGCCAACCGCTCCTGCAGCTTCTCGCGGTCGTAGTCCGAGGTGGTCTCCTCGATCTGCGCCTTGATCTGGGCGATGCGGCCCTGGATCTCTTCCTTGCGGCCGACGCCGTCGACGATCGTGGTGTTTTCCTTCTCGATCGCTACTTTCTTGGCGCGGCCCAGCATCTGGATCGTAACATTCTCCAGCTTGATGCCGAGGTCTTCCGAAATCGCGGTGCCGCCGGTGAGGATGGCGATGTCCTCGAGCATGGCCTTGCGACGGTCGCCGAAGCCCGGAGCCTTGACGGCCGCGACCTTCAGACCGCCGCGCAGCTTGTTGACGATCAGCGTGGCCAGCGCTTCGCCCTCGACGTCCTCGGCGATGATCAGCAGCGGCTTGCCTGACTGCACCACCGCTTCAAGCACCGGGAGCATGGCCTGCAGGTTGGAGAGCTTCTTCTCATGAATGAGCACGTAGGGCTCCTCGAGCTCGACGCGCATCTTGTCCTGGTTGGTGATGAAGTAGGGGCTGAGATAGCCGCGGTCGAACTGCATGCCTTCGACGACTTCGAGCTCGGTCTCGGCGGTCTTGGCTTCCTCGACCGTGATGACGCCTTCATTGCCGACCTTCTCCATGGCCTCAGCCAGGAAGCGGCCGATCTCGGCATCGCCATTGGCCGATATGGTGCCGACCTGCGCGATTTCGTCGTTCTTCGTCACCTTACGGGCGTTGGCCTTCAGCTCCGCGACCACTGCGTCGACGGCCTTGTCGATGCCGCGCTTCAGGTCCATGGGATTCATGCCCGAGGCCACGGCTTTGGCCCCCTCCTTGACGATCGCTTGCGCAAGAACCGTTGCCGTGGTCGTGCCGTCGCCGGCGATGTCGTTGGTCTTCGATGCCACTTCGCGCACCATCTGCGCGCCCATATTCTCGAACTTGTCCTCGAGCTCGATCTCCTTGGCGACGGTGACGCCGTCCTTGGTGATGCGCGGCGCGCCGAACGATTTATCGATGACGACGTTGCGGCCCTTTGGTCCCAGCGTCACTTTCACGGCGTTGGCGAGGATGTCGACGCCCCGCAACATCTTCTCGCGGGCTTCGGTATGGAATTTCACCTCTTTGGCGGCCATTGGATAACTCCTCGTTAGGCAGCTTTCATTGACTGGTTGACTGTTTGAAAAAGCCCTCAGGC includes the following:
- the groL gene encoding chaperonin GroEL (60 kDa chaperone family; promotes refolding of misfolded polypeptides especially under stressful conditions; forms two stacked rings of heptamers to form a barrel-shaped 14mer; ends can be capped by GroES; misfolded proteins enter the barrel where they are refolded when GroES binds) codes for the protein MAAKEVKFHTEAREKMLRGVDILANAVKVTLGPKGRNVVIDKSFGAPRITKDGVTVAKEIELEDKFENMGAQMVREVASKTNDIAGDGTTTATVLAQAIVKEGAKAVASGMNPMDLKRGIDKAVDAVVAELKANARKVTKNDEIAQVGTISANGDAEIGRFLAEAMEKVGNEGVITVEEAKTAETELEVVEGMQFDRGYLSPYFITNQDKMRVELEEPYVLIHEKKLSNLQAMLPVLEAVVQSGKPLLIIAEDVEGEALATLIVNKLRGGLKVAAVKAPGFGDRRKAMLEDIAILTGGTAISEDLGIKLENVTIQMLGRAKKVAIEKENTTIVDGVGRKEEIQGRIAQIKAQIEETTSDYDREKLQERLAKLAGGVAVIRVGGSTEVEVKERKDRVDDALHATRAAVEEGVLPGGGVALLRAAKALDNVAVDNADQKTGVEIVRRAIETPVRQIAENAGAEGSIIVGKLREKAEFGWGWNAQTNEFGDLYTQGVIDPAKVVRTALQDAASVAGLLVTTEAMVAEKPKKEAPVPAMPGGGGMDF